The region GCCAGTCATTTCCTGCTCGACCCAGGACCCAGGGAACGGCTTGGCGAGGTGCCGCTTGTAGCAGCGGTCGCTCTGGCGGATGCGATTGACAAATGCGCCGGAACGCACCAGATGGTTGGGTTGAAGTGGCCGAATGATCTACTTGTCGATGGTGCAAAGCTTTCGGGTATTCTGCTTGAGGCAGAATCGGTTGCCGGCGGCAGAACGGCGATGGTGCTCGGGTTTGGTGTGAACTGTGTAGCTCACCCTGAACATGGGCTCTATCCGACAGTCGATCTTGCTGCCCTCGGACACAGGATCTCTGCAGATCAATTGTTCAATGCGCTGGCTCTAAGCCTGGATCACTGGCTTTCAGTCTGGCGGCGTGCGGACGGCTTCAAGGACGTCCGGAAGGCCTGGTTGGCCCGCGCTGTCCACCTTGGAAAAACGATTAGGGTGCGCAACGGCGATCGCGAGATGGCGGGCACTTTTCTTGATCTCGACAACCGGGGCCATCTTGTTCTTGGCCTTGAGAATGGTCAACGGGAGACCATTTTCGCAGGTGACGTCTTTCTGGAGGGCTTGCAGCCTGAGGGCTCGCCCGACATCCCGAAGTTTTAAGTTTGGAGAACTAAATGGCATCTGCCAACGACATGGTCTTTCTGCCACTTGGCGGGGTTGGTGAAATCGGAATGAACCTGGCGCTCTACGGCATCGGCCCTGAGGACAATCGGTCCTGGCTGATGGTCGATTGCGGAGTTTCCTTTGCCGGCCCGGAGTTGCCCGGGATTGATCTTGTCTTCCCGGATATCAAATTCCTCGAGGAAGAAGCCGACAACATCGTCGGCATGGTCATCACCCACGCGCATGAAGATCACTATGGCGCCATCGTGCACCTGTGGCCTTTTCTCAAGGTGCCGGTCTATCTGACACCCTTCACGGCAGCGTTGCTTGAGGCCAAGACGGAGAGCGAACCTGGCGCTGAAAAGGTTCCGGTCACGGTCGTCAATCAGGGGGACCGGATCGACATTGGGCCGTTTAACGTTGAATTCGTTACCATGACCCATTCGATCCCCGAGCCCTGCGCGCTTGCGATCCGCACAGACGCGGGTCTCTTCGTTCATACGGGCGACTGGAAGATCGACCACACGCCAGGTGTTGGCTTGCCGATCGACATGAAGCGGCTGCGTGAATTGGGTGACGAGGGCATCACAGCTCTTGTCTGTGACAGCACCAATGCGATCCGTGACGGAGTAAGTCCGAGTGAGGGCGATGTAGCCAAAGAGCTGAAGAAGGTGATGAAGACCGCGAAACACCGGATCGCGATCACCACCTTTGCGTCCAATGTGGCCCGTATCCGCGCGATTGCCGAAGCCGCAGCTTCTTGTGAGCGCGATGTTGTGGTTGTTGGGCGGTCCATGCACCGGGTGATCGCCGTTGCGGGCGAACTGGGCTATCTGGACGGCTTGCCGGCCTTTCATGACGAAGATGCCTATGGCTATCTGCCGCGCGAGAAGACGGTTCTTCTGTGCACGGGGTCCCAGGGCGAGGCGAGGGCGGCCCTGGCGCGTATCGCAAGCGGCGATCATCGCAACATTGCCCTGTCCAAGGGCGACACCGTGATCTTCTCGTCACGGACGATCCCGGGCAATGAAAAGGCGGTCGGCGAAGTTCAGAACCATCTGGCGGATCTTGATGTTCAGATCATCACGGACAAGGACGCCATGGTGCATGTTTCCGGCCATCCGCGCCGCGGCGAGCTTGAAGAACTCTACAAATTGCTGAAGCCCAAAGTCGTGGTTCCAGTCCATGGTGAACCGTTGCATCTTGCCGCCCATGCGGAGTTTGCCCGGTCCATGAAGGTGCCGGAGGTCATTCGTGGCAAGAACGGCGACGTCATACGGCTGAATGCGGGCAGGGCGGCCATCATTGATGAAGCGCCTTTCGGCATCATGGTCAAGGATGGGTCCATTCTGGACGATCCGGAGGTGACCGGCGTCAAGGAGAGACGCAAGCTGTCCTACGCGGGCGCCCTTGTGATTTCCCTCGTGGTCAACCGGCAGGGAGATCTGCTGGATGACCCGCAAATGTCGCTCATGGGCCTGCCGGATACGGACGACGACGGCGAGCCGATGGAAGACATCGTTACAAAGGCGATCGTAGGGGCCGTCACGAGCATTCCCAAGGCCCGCCGCAAGGACAAGGACCTGATCGGCGAGGCGGCGCGGCGTGCCGCGCGCGCTGCGGTCCTCGAGGTCTGGGGCAAAAAGACGCTTTGTCAGGTGCTCGTCACCCGGCTATGAGGAAAACAATGGGCGCGGCCGACACTTGGTGCGGGCGCAGCCCAATGGGAGGTTGAGATGATTGGACGTTTGAACCATGTCGCGATCGCTGTCTCGGACATTGAGGCAGCGACGGCGGTCTACCGCGATACGCTCGGCGCGAGCGTATCTGACAAGGTTGCGCAGCCCGATCATGGCGTCAGCACCGTCTTCATCAATCTCCCGAACACCAAGATCGAGCTGCTGGAACCGCTGGGAGAGAACTCTCCGATCAACAAGTTCCTGGAAAAGAACCCGTCTGGCGGCATTCATCATGTCTGCTACGAGGTCGATGACATCCTGGCAGCGCGCGACAAGCTGGTCGCAGATGGTGCTCGCGTTCTCGGCGATGGCGAACCGAAAACCGGTGCGCATGGAAAACCTGTCTTGTTCCTTCATCCCAAAGACTTTCTGGGAACCTTGACCGAGCTGGAGGAGGCCTAGACTTCATGAGCGTTGTGTTCGCCGTTGCTGTCTATTTCATGATCTGGTGGATCGTTCTCTTTGCCATTCTGCCTTTCGGGATCCACCGTAGCCAGGAGGAGGCAGGAGATGTTCTGCCCGGATCGGAGCCAAGTGCTCCCGAGCGACCCCGCTTTTTGCGGGTGATCATCCTGACGACGCTGGTCGCGACGTCCATCTTTGCCGGCTATTTCTGGCTCCGGAACTCTGGCGTTACGCTGGCGGATATTCCGTTTCTGACGCCCCCCTCCATGCGTTGAGAAACCACCTGTTTCGGTTGCATCGAGGCGATCGCTCAAGCTCAGAACGAAAAAAAAGCAGGGCTTTCGCCCTGCTTTGCTGTGAGTTCCGCGTCTAATACCCCTCATCCCTCGTCTAATCTTGCGATGTCGACGGGTCGGCTGCGAACCATAAAGATGCGCCGGAGGGGATCTTCCTCCCAAGACTCAGACCGCGATGCCTGTTGGATCGTAAGTTATTTTCACAACGACCCTTTTTCTTATGTTTTAAGACAATAGACGATAGAAATTTAGTTGTCACCTATTTGTGCGCATACGCATACATTTTTTGCTTGCGTAAGAAAGTATCATCTTCGCTTTGGCTTCATTTACCTTTCGAGTGAAATTCCTGACGGGATCAGTAAGCAATTTGTTGGAATGCATAATTCTTGGCCATTGCGAAAGTCAGGACTTGTCTTTCAAGCTGCCTTGCGGTTTCACTGCGCTTCACAACGGCCTTTGCCCATATCAAGAGAGAATCCATGCGCCTATCCCGCTTTTTCCTGCCCATTTTGAAGGAAACCCCAAAGGAGGCGGAGATCGTATCGCACCGGCTGATGCTGCGCGCCGGCATGATCCGCCAGCAATCGGCGGGGATCTACTCCTGGCTGCCGCTTGGCCTTCGGGTGCTGCGCAAGATCGAACGAATCGTGGAGGAGGAGCAGGCACGGGCAGGGGCGGTGCAGCTGCTGATGCCGACGATCCAGTCTGCCGAGCTTTGGCGCGAAAGTGGGCGGTATGACGCTTACGGCAAGGAAATGCTGCGTATAACCGACCGGCACGACCGCGATATGCTCTACGGTCCGACAAATGAGGAGATGATTACTGACATCTTCCGGTCCTCTGTTCGCTCCTACAAGGACCTGCCTCTGAACCTTTATCACATTCAGTGGAAGTTCCGCGACGAGGTGCGGCCGCGGTTTGGTGTGATGCGCGGCCGTGAGTTCCTGATGAAGGATGCCTATTCCTTCGATCTGGACCAGGAAAAGGCCGTCGAATCCTACAATCGTATGTTCGTCGCTTATTTGCGGACCTATCGGCGCATGGGCCTGACAGCCATTCCAATGCGCGCCGAGACGGGGCCCATCGGCGGTGACCTCAGCCACGAGTTCATCGTTCTGGCCGACACGGGAGAGAGCGCGGTTTTCTGCCATGCCGATTTCCTGACCAAGGAGATACCGGGCGAGGACGTGGATTTCGACAGCGATCTGAGCCCGATTGTTGCTGACTGGACCTCGAACTATGCCGCGACTGAAGATGTCGTTGACATGGCTGAGTTTGAGGCAGCCGTTCCGGAAGACAAGCGAATTTCCGCCCGTGGGATCGAGGTCGGCCAAACTTTCTACTTCGGCACCAAATACTCTGAGCCGATGGGCGCGAAAGTTACCGGACCGGATGGCAAGGACGTGCCGGTCCATATGGGCTCTTATGGTGTCGGGGTGTCGCGTCTTCTTGGTGCAATCATCGAGGCGAGCCACGATGACGATGGCATCATCTGGCCGGCATCTGTTGCGCCGTTCCATGTGGGCGTCGTTAACCTGAAGCCAGGCGACGATCTGACCGATGGCGCGTGCGAAGATCTCTACGCAAAGCTGGAAGCAGCAGACATCGAGGTCCTTTATGACGACACGGACCAGCGTGCGGGAGCTAAGTTCGCGAGCATGGACCTGATCGGACTGCCGTTCCAGGCCGTCGGCGGTCCACGTGGGCTGAAAGACGGTCTCTTTGAGGTCAAAGACCGCCGCAGCGGCGAAAAAGAGATGCTGTCCCCAGAAGCCACGTTCAACAAGCTGAAAGCGGCATTGACGGTTTGAGGCAGCTCGCCGATCCTCCCCGTTAGGATTCGCGGGGGCGGACAGCAGGTGGATGGCCCATGACGGCGCACACGAGCACAGAGTCTGAAACGGAAACCAGCAGCGGCGCCGGCGGGACACGTCCCTTTGCGCCGTTCGAGTGGATGATCGCGGGGCGCTATCTGCGGTCCCGGAGGCGCGAGACATTCATTTCGGTGATTGCCGGATTTTCTTTCGCGGGCATCATGCTCGGCGTGGCCACATTGATCATCGTGATGGCGGTGATGAACGGCTTTCGGTCCGAGTTGCTGAGCAAGATCCTTGGCATCAATGGCCATATGCTTGTCCAGCCAATCGACATGCCCCTGACCGATTATGATGCTGTCGCGGGGCGCCTGGAGACAATTCCCGGCGTTGTCAGTGCGATCCCGTTCGTTGAGGGACAGGCGCTAATCTCGGGTCCTGCCGGCAATCTTGGTGGCCTGGTGCGGGGACTTTGGGAAGCCGACGTTCGCCGAATTCCCCTTGTTGCTGAAAACATTCGCGCAGGCTCCCTCGATGACTTTGACGCCGGCAAGGGAATTGCTCTCGGCACGCGCATGGCGCAGGAACTGGGGGTCAGTCTTGGCGACAATGTCACGATCATCTCGCCGCGCGGCAATGTCACGCCGATGGGTGTGACGCCGAGGGTGAAGGGATATCCAGTCGCAGCGATCTTTGAAATCGGCATGAGTGAATACGACGGCACGTTCGTCTTCATGCCCATTGTCGAAGCGCAAGGGTTCTTCCGTATGGACGGAAAAGCAACCGGCGTCGAAGTCTATGTCACCGATCCGGATCTCGTCGGCGGTATGCGGTCGCTGGTGGAGGAGGGGGCTGAGCGCCCGACCTTTGTGACCGACTGGCGCCAGCGGAATGTAACTTTCTTCTCCGCGCTTGAGGTCGAGCGGAACGTGATGTTCATCATCCTCACGCTGATTGTCCTGGTCGCGGCGCTCAACATCATTTCCGGTCTGATCATGCTGGTGAAGGACAAGGGGCGCGACATTGCGATCCTGCGAACCATGGGGGCGACGCGGGGCGCGATCATGCGCGTGTTCCTGATCACGGGCGCAAGCATCGGCTTTGTCGGGACGCTTGCCGGATTTGCCCTCGGACTGGTCGTCTGTCTCAACATCGAGAGCATAAGACAGGGTGTGTCCTGGCTTACGTCGACGGAGTTGTTTGACCCGACGCTCTATTTCCTGTCGCGGCTGCCAGCTGAAATCGACAGCGGAGAAACCATTACGGTTCTGGTAATGGCGCTTGTGCTGTCGCTGCTGGCTACGCTCTACCCGGCTTGGCGGGCCGCGCGGCTCGATCCCGTTGAAGCCCTGAGGTACGAATGATGACCGAGCCGGGTGCAACGATGGATCAGAGCGCGGTAGAGACGGCCCTCGCAAGCACAGCTCTTGCGCTGGTGGACGTCACGCGGAGTTTCTCCGAGGGCGAGCGGGAGTTGCATATCCTGCGCGGTGTCGATTTTGCGATACAGCCTGGTGAAATGGTTGCCCTCGTTGCGCCATCCGGGACGGGAAAGTCGACGCTGCTTCATATCGCCGGCCTCTTGGAACATCCGGATAGCGGTGACGTCTATGTCGGCGGAACAAATTGCGCCGAGCTTGATGACGAGTCGCGCACAGCGATCCGCCGCAACGACGTTGGCTTTGTCTACCAGTTTCACCATTTGCTGCCCGAGTTCACTGCCCTTGAGAATATCATGATGCCGCAAATGATAGCTGGCCTTGCAAAGAAGGAAGCTGCTGTCCGGGCGCAGGAACTTCTCGACTACATGCGTATGGGGGCACGCAGCAGCCACAGGCCGTCGGAACTTTCGGGTGGTGAGCAACAGCGTGTTGCGGTTGCCAGAGCTGTGGCCAATGCCCCGCGCGTTCTGCTTCTCGACGAGCCGACCGGTAATCTCGATCCGGAGACGGCGCATTACGTCTTTGAAGCTCTCCAGGCCCTGGTCCGGGCTTCGGGTGTTGCAACGCTCTTTGCGACCCACAACATGGAGATCGCTGGGCGCATGGATCGCTGCGTGACTCTCAAGGACGGGCATATCATCCCCCTTGCTCTTTAGGCCGTAGTGCGGACGTTCAATGTCTCCAACTTGATAGGACGAGGGCGCCCACGCGACTTGAGGGCGGTGTATCAGTGGGAGAACAAAACAAAAACATGTGAGAATTCAGTGGCTTTTCTGACTTCTGCAGAGTGAGAACAAAAAGTGCTTGCAATAAGAACATGAAGTGAACATAATCACTTTTAGAGTGAAACCTTACTTCGTGTTGGAGAGACAAGATGTTCCACATGGCTCGCGATTTTGCTGCATTCGGTTCTATGGTTGCCTTCTGTGCGACGCTGGTTGTCTGGGGTGATGTGCTCATGGCGGTCAACTGACACCGGGCTTGATGTTCTGCGGGCTAGACGTTGTAGCCCGGCTGCGATGGCGGGTGGCCTGCAGTGAACAACGGTAAAGACTCGGCTGCAGGTGCCTGTGGCGGGTCGACAGGGACGGCACAACACGGTTCACTTGACGGTGATTCTTTCAGATAAGGGAGGCGAAACGCTTCCCGTCGTGTTTGGTGCGCCATGTCCAGCGAATTCCCTTCTTCCGATCAAGGCAGCGATCTGACAGCAGCAGATGGTCCCGCTAAAGCCGCTGCCGAGCGCGTTGGCTACGTCCACCTCAGGGTACATTCTGCACTTTCCCTGCTAGAGGGCGCGCTACCGATCAAGAAGCTGCTCGATTTGGCAAAGTCGGACGATCAACCGGCTCTCGCCATCACCGACACGGGCAACCTTTTCGGTGCTCAGGAATTTTCCGCCAAGGCTTGGGGGGCGGGTATCCAGCCCATCATCGGCTGCCAGCTGTCGGTTGCCTTTGGCGGTGCGTCTGGGGGCGGGGACCGTCATGGCGATCTCAATCTGTCCGACATTGTCGTGCTCGCCTGCTCGGAAGAGGGCTATGAGAACCTGATGGAGCTCAGCTCCCGGGCGTTTCTCGATACGGACACGGGATTGAAGCCCCATGTGACCTCGGACT is a window of Labrenzia sp. CE80 DNA encoding:
- a CDS encoding biotin--[acetyl-CoA-carboxylase] ligase yields the protein MPGLRVERHGAVGSTNNLAFERARSGDPGGLWIVAEEQSDGRGRRGRDWVSPRGNLFASHFLLDPGPRERLGEVPLVAAVALADAIDKCAGTHQMVGLKWPNDLLVDGAKLSGILLEAESVAGGRTAMVLGFGVNCVAHPEHGLYPTVDLAALGHRISADQLFNALALSLDHWLSVWRRADGFKDVRKAWLARAVHLGKTIRVRNGDREMAGTFLDLDNRGHLVLGLENGQRETIFAGDVFLEGLQPEGSPDIPKF
- a CDS encoding ribonuclease J yields the protein MASANDMVFLPLGGVGEIGMNLALYGIGPEDNRSWLMVDCGVSFAGPELPGIDLVFPDIKFLEEEADNIVGMVITHAHEDHYGAIVHLWPFLKVPVYLTPFTAALLEAKTESEPGAEKVPVTVVNQGDRIDIGPFNVEFVTMTHSIPEPCALAIRTDAGLFVHTGDWKIDHTPGVGLPIDMKRLRELGDEGITALVCDSTNAIRDGVSPSEGDVAKELKKVMKTAKHRIAITTFASNVARIRAIAEAAASCERDVVVVGRSMHRVIAVAGELGYLDGLPAFHDEDAYGYLPREKTVLLCTGSQGEARAALARIASGDHRNIALSKGDTVIFSSRTIPGNEKAVGEVQNHLADLDVQIITDKDAMVHVSGHPRRGELEELYKLLKPKVVVPVHGEPLHLAAHAEFARSMKVPEVIRGKNGDVIRLNAGRAAIIDEAPFGIMVKDGSILDDPEVTGVKERRKLSYAGALVISLVVNRQGDLLDDPQMSLMGLPDTDDDGEPMEDIVTKAIVGAVTSIPKARRKDKDLIGEAARRAARAAVLEVWGKKTLCQVLVTRL
- the mce gene encoding methylmalonyl-CoA epimerase, translated to MIGRLNHVAIAVSDIEAATAVYRDTLGASVSDKVAQPDHGVSTVFINLPNTKIELLEPLGENSPINKFLEKNPSGGIHHVCYEVDDILAARDKLVADGARVLGDGEPKTGAHGKPVLFLHPKDFLGTLTELEEA
- a CDS encoding DUF1467 family protein, encoding MSVVFAVAVYFMIWWIVLFAILPFGIHRSQEEAGDVLPGSEPSAPERPRFLRVIILTTLVATSIFAGYFWLRNSGVTLADIPFLTPPSMR
- the proS gene encoding proline--tRNA ligase, which codes for MRLSRFFLPILKETPKEAEIVSHRLMLRAGMIRQQSAGIYSWLPLGLRVLRKIERIVEEEQARAGAVQLLMPTIQSAELWRESGRYDAYGKEMLRITDRHDRDMLYGPTNEEMITDIFRSSVRSYKDLPLNLYHIQWKFRDEVRPRFGVMRGREFLMKDAYSFDLDQEKAVESYNRMFVAYLRTYRRMGLTAIPMRAETGPIGGDLSHEFIVLADTGESAVFCHADFLTKEIPGEDVDFDSDLSPIVADWTSNYAATEDVVDMAEFEAAVPEDKRISARGIEVGQTFYFGTKYSEPMGAKVTGPDGKDVPVHMGSYGVGVSRLLGAIIEASHDDDGIIWPASVAPFHVGVVNLKPGDDLTDGACEDLYAKLEAADIEVLYDDTDQRAGAKFASMDLIGLPFQAVGGPRGLKDGLFEVKDRRSGEKEMLSPEATFNKLKAALTV
- a CDS encoding lipoprotein-releasing ABC transporter permease subunit, encoding MIAGRYLRSRRRETFISVIAGFSFAGIMLGVATLIIVMAVMNGFRSELLSKILGINGHMLVQPIDMPLTDYDAVAGRLETIPGVVSAIPFVEGQALISGPAGNLGGLVRGLWEADVRRIPLVAENIRAGSLDDFDAGKGIALGTRMAQELGVSLGDNVTIISPRGNVTPMGVTPRVKGYPVAAIFEIGMSEYDGTFVFMPIVEAQGFFRMDGKATGVEVYVTDPDLVGGMRSLVEEGAERPTFVTDWRQRNVTFFSALEVERNVMFIILTLIVLVAALNIISGLIMLVKDKGRDIAILRTMGATRGAIMRVFLITGASIGFVGTLAGFALGLVVCLNIESIRQGVSWLTSTELFDPTLYFLSRLPAEIDSGETITVLVMALVLSLLATLYPAWRAARLDPVEALRYE
- a CDS encoding ABC transporter ATP-binding protein, with the translated sequence MDQSAVETALASTALALVDVTRSFSEGERELHILRGVDFAIQPGEMVALVAPSGTGKSTLLHIAGLLEHPDSGDVYVGGTNCAELDDESRTAIRRNDVGFVYQFHHLLPEFTALENIMMPQMIAGLAKKEAAVRAQELLDYMRMGARSSHRPSELSGGEQQRVAVARAVANAPRVLLLDEPTGNLDPETAHYVFEALQALVRASGVATLFATHNMEIAGRMDRCVTLKDGHIIPLAL